The following DNA comes from Athene noctua chromosome 1, bAthNoc1.hap1.1, whole genome shotgun sequence.
CACTTTGCTGCCCATGACCGGATGATGGAGGCCAACAAAGTGCTCTTGAAGGTGAGGACAGTCATCCTGTGGTTGAAGCAGCTGGTGAGTGGAGTCATCCGGGAGACTGTAGAGGAAAGAGCTGTCTTCTGTTCTTGAGCTGGGTAATCTGGGGAGGCAGACAAAGAAGTTTAGCAATAGTAACAGCTCTTTCCTCCTTGGATAGTAAGACCTATGTACCATCTCAGCCAGCTGTGTCAATGCAATGACACAGAGCATTCCTAAATGAAGGGAAGAGCAGAAATCAGGATGGGAATGAGGTGATGGGACAATTCAGCACAATTCAACATCTATTGAGGGTCAcaggagctgggaggaggggaATAATAACTCCATGTCTGAACAGCGAGACACAAAGCGCCTGCAAGGGACCCTAGCCAGATTCTGGGGCAGCTGTTTGTCAGAGTCCAGTCACAGATGTTACCTTCTCTCATCCTACTTTTCTGTTTCCCACttaggagcaggaggaggaaaagggggtgggggaagtAGGTCTTGGCCACCTCTACAATTAAATTATCCCTCCCTCAAACCATAGAAGAAATGAGCTGTTCAGAGAGAATTAAGACCAAGCAGCCCCATGCTAGAGCATGGATTTATTTCCCAAGTGACCTGGGACAGATGGGAGCATGGTGAGGGCAAACTTTTGTGAGCGTGTAATCTCGTGGGTCCCAGTGGATTGTTCCACCCTCACCCTGCACGAGCCAGGACTAACCTGGAGGGCTGGTAGTCTGGCTGGGCAGTGCTGTTCTGCAGCACTCTCGCCTGCAGCAAGGCGTTGGTCTCCTCGTGTGACTGCAAAGAGAGAGAAGGGTTCTCAGCAGATCAATGCCACatggcagcagggacaggcaggtgCTGATTGGGGAGGTGAAGATCTTATGACAGAAGGCAGAGAAAGCTGAAACTGCCTCTTTTTCTACAGAGGATGGTGGAATTGAGCACTGAAAAATTCATTTCACACTTAATACTGACTCATGGGGATGATAATCAGTTTATAGTCTCTTTCAGGAGCCGCtcagggaactgggggggtttagtctggagaagaggaggctgaggggagacctcctggccctctacagctccctgaaaggagggtgcagagaggggggatgagtctcttgagccaaggaaccggcgccaggccaagagggaatggtctcaagctgcgccagggcagggtcagactggctcttaggaagtatttctttgcagaaggggttgttgggcgttggaatgggctgcccagggcagggggggagtcctcatccctggaggggttgaagagtcgggttgacccagtgctgagggatctggtggagttgggaacggtcagggtgaggttcatggttggactggagaagcttcaagggattttccaacccagatgattctgggattcatcTGTGGCACTGCCTTGGCCTGTGTAACTATTTACACACAGTCATCAACACTGTCAGTCCAGTAACCATTCCCAGAAGAGCAGCCTTTGCTCACTGCGTCCTCCAAACCACTCCAAGAAACCACCTCTTCACCAGTGTTTTGGAGACCCTACTGTCCCTCCCATGTCTCAAGACTCCATTGCAAAGGGGAAATCTCTTTTTAGAAGCCAGTCTTGCCACTATCTACACGCTGAAAaggctgccagccctgcctggagaAGCCCCCTCTCTCACTGCAGCTGTGGCCTCCAGCTCCTACCAAAGCAACTTTTAACCACGGGTGTGGACATACCAGTGGTGCTTCATCTGAGCTGTAATCTCGAGGCTTGGTGCTTGTGTACCCCACTCCTGCAGAGGGGCAGAGGCCGTTCAGATGTGCCCCGTTGGCGTAGGGCTGCCCGTTAACGTAGGGGTGTCCGTTGGCACGAGGAGCGGAGATGCCTCTCAGGGGCACCATGGTGTACTGGCAGGATGACACCAGCAGCCCGGCTCCTGGGAAGCCCATGTCAATGGTTTGCTCTgccgagggaaaaaaaaagaaatctgaggcCAAACTCAGAAGTGAAGTTGAGCTGCTTGAAGCTCAGCAGGGATAGACTAGGCTGAACTGTCAGGCAGCTGTTTTGGCACCCTGAAGTGCCCTTAGAGACAAAGGGTGGGAAGGGGCCCTGCAGGAAGGCAAAGGGAGAGCCTCTTCCCCCTGTTCTAGTCCCAGGGCTCCTTCCCAACAGGAAGCAGGACAAGGGATTTTGTGGGATTTTTATAGGGTTGTCTTAGAGGTTCCACAGCCCTCTGCCCACCCTctccctgcttcccaggatgTGCAGCCCCCACGTTTTGGGTCAGATCTAACCCCCAAGGCAGAGCACATCTTGTAAATCATCCTGTGAGAACAAACCCTTACTCTGCTTGGACCAGGCTCTCCAAAGGCAAAAGGGGATGAAAGCCACGATGAGGAGCACGATAGAGCCCAGCACGACGCCTACGATCAAGTAGGGCAAGTCACTGGAACGGGCCACCATGGCTCCTGTCCCCAGGCCGCTGTGCCCCCCACTGAGCGGGGGGTGCTTCTGGGGGGGCACCGTGGAGGGTGGAAGACGACCTGGCAAACCAAGAGACTTCCGAGCTGCGAaggggagagagacagagcaCGTGTTAGGCACAGGGCGCAGCAGCCCGCTCCAGGGACATCTGTGCTGCTGTGGAGGGGACACGCTTCTACGGTGGCTTTAAAGAAGTGATTCTGGGTGACAAATGATATCCTAGGCTGATGTGTGTGACAGTACAGACTTGGCTTACAGATCTGCCAGGCTCTTGGGCTgctaaagcaaaaggaaaaagaagcgCTTCTCCAAAAGGCACACTCGGACTTAATGCTGTTCCCATCATGACAGTGCCACTGCTTGGAATACAGCGTGGGACCTGCTTATAACCAAAGCCAGGAGTTTGGCACAGCAAGGGCAAGTCAGCCCTTCTGGTGCCAGTTACCATTTCTGTGACACTTAGGAGAACTACAGGGAACTAATACTCTGAGGGAAACGGTGCTGGACTCTGCACAAGGGGTCTGTGAGTACTGCTGTGGGTATATACACATACTGACCAACAGCATCTACAAACCTAGGCCTCTCTTCTCCACTGTGCTGCCTCCACCACCCTGCCTGAGCTCGGGTGACACACATCAGGCAGGGCTAGTCCTGCCTTGCTGTGCTCCAGCAGCCGCAAGCAGGGAAGGCAGAGGCACCCTGGGAAGCTGGTTACCTTTGGTTTCACAGATCATCACGTTGCTGAACTCGCTTTCGCCGCCCTCGTTGAAGCATTGCATCTTAATGTCGTAGGACGTCTCCGGCTGCAGGTGGCTGATGGAGTGCCAGTACCGGTCTCCTGAGGAGGGAACAACCACGTGGGGCCGTCGGCTCCCTCGGGCTACGCGCGGCTggaccagctctgcagcagcacttgctAAGGCAggtccaggcagcagcagcagcccccttGTGTGCACAGGGCTCCTTCTGGCCACATactcacagaaacacagaatcatctaagttggaaaatcccttgaagctcctccagtccaaccattaacctcaccctgagtcaacctgactcttcaacccctccagggatggggactctcccctgccctgggcagcccattccaacgcccaacaaccccttctgcaaagaaatacttcctaagagccagtctgaccctgccctggcacagcttgaggccattccctcttggcctggcgctggttccttggctcaagagactcatcccccctctctgcaccctcctttcagggagctgcagagggccaggaggtctcccctcagcctcctcttctccagactaaacccccccagttccctcagccgctccccatcagacctgtgctccagaccctgcaccagctccgttgcccttctctggacacgctcgagtcattcaatggcctttttggggtgagggaccaaaactgaacccactcatcgaggggcggcctcaccagtgccgagcacaggggtcagatcccttccctgtccctgctggccacgctattgctgacacaagccaagatgccattggccttcttggccccctgggcacactgctggctcattatcaatcccccccaggtccctctctgactggcagctctccagccactcctccccaagcctgtagcgctgttgggggttgttgtggcccaagggcagcccctggcatttgcccttagtgaaactcccccagttgggctcagcccatggctccagcctgcccaggtctctctgtaggATACTCTTACAGGAGGAACCAGCAGCTGGGAGCAGTCTCTCAGTATCTCCTACCTTCCACCACGTCCTTCTTGTAGTCACTGTCATTGTCGCTGTCCGTGGGGCGGTAGTAGATGTAAAAACCGTGGATGGGAGTGTTGTTGTTGCTGGCTGGGATATACTGCAGAGAATGGGAGGGAGAGCAGAAGTTAGCAGAGATGTCTGTGCTCCATATTGTACCTAGTGGGGATAAATGGGACGAGGCAGGAGGAAAACACAGCATGGGGGGATCTTCCTTGTGTTGCCATGGGTTTGCCCAGTTAGCGCAATGCAGAGCTCGGTGCTATTTCACACCCAGCTTCCCTCAGGGAACAGACAAGCCCTGAGTCTGGTGCTGTCACCCCAAGCATCCCGTACTCTGCTCCCTGTCAGCAGCCACAGCCAATGCTTCAGGGAGAAAATTCCTCAATTCAGTGAGAAAATGTCCTCAGCTAAGCAAGGACAAGCACACTTTTGCCTTGACTCTGGTAGGCTCACAGCTTCCAGACAGGCTGCATCTGGTGATTGCAGAAATCCTGTGCTTCTGGAAACACCTCTGTTCCTCCTGCACCCAGGGCACTACTGTCCCAGCTCCATATGTTCTTGCTGTCTTTCACCCAATATTTTATCAGctactgtttgtgaacagcactgACCATCCTGCCCTGAAGCAATTTCTGGTCAGACACAGCTAGAAGGGAAAAGGGCAATGAGTACCTCTGAATAAGCTCCAAGCTGTTGGAAACACTTGCATTTAGGCTTGGGATCCAAAAGATCCTGCACACTCCTAAAAATGCTCTGGGGTGGACCGCTATAAATGATTATCGGCACTTAGAACTGCTATAAATGACTATCAGCACTTAGAACTCCTACCCAGCAAGTGAGAGTGAAGGACCTATCTGCTGGAAATTACTAGGATAGAGGGGACAAAGGTGCTAATGAATTCCAAGAATTGGCCCAAGCAGTGGCTCTGTGTATTGTTGAACGAAATGCTCAAGACCCTGAAGTTATCTGCTGAAATGCCTCCTGCATACAGTGTTGGATTCAGGCAAAAAGGGTTTCCTGAGCTTTCTGACCTCCCCTACTTCTACAAGGCCCGAGCTCCATCCCTCATTTGGCAGAGGGATCTAACGGATCCCAGATCCATTTGTGCTGGTGACAGGCTCCGTGCGGCGCCCACACCCCTGGTTCCTGCATGTTGGGAGATCTCTGCCCCTCCAAATCTTACCATCCACTTCAGCATGATGGTGGTCTCATTGATGGCATCTGTGAAGGTGATGTATGGCCCAGCCACGGGGCGCTCGTACACTCGGTTGCTGTACCCAGACACCACGTATGGCCGAGAGGCCGCGCTGGGCTCACTCTCTCCCAGGATGTTCAGTGCCCGGACACGGAATTTATAGGACATGCCTAGGGAAAAATGGGAAATAAGACTTGCAGAGATTGGAGTCTTCCAAGATTTCCACTGATTTGACTGTGCAGAGGGGCTACATCTTCTCTAGAAAGCAGAAAGCCTTTTGATCAAAGGACCAACCCTGAGTGGCCAAATTTCAGCCGTATACTAGATGCAGCCTGCTTTTGTGTGCCTTCCCCTGTTCCTGCCTGGATAGTCTGGGGGTCAGTTCTGGAATATGTGTGAGTGGATTCAAAAATTCCTGAAAGGATGTTCTGACCCAGAGCAGGTAGGAGGAGGCAACCTTCCTCTACCACATGCAAATTAAGTAGATAAACATCCGTTAAAAGCTCAAAGCCTAAATAATTTTTACCCAAACATCATTTTACTGGTCTTTAAGTTGGGGTAACAAATAATGCCCTTTTAAGCTGTCCAGCTCAGTGATGCTCTCTTTTCTCCTGCACAGTGCAAGAGAATTGCATGCCCATCTGTCTTGCCTGTGGCTAAGGAAAGTCCTGTCCTGTCTAGTAAATGGCAAAACCAAATGCCTTTAGTAACTACATCCTGTAATATAGAAAAGCATGTGCAAGCCTCCCCGAGGGAGGTCAGGTCTATGCTGGTCTCTGCAGCTGGAGAAACTGGAGAAGGCTCTGCAACTTTTCCCCTGTGCATCTagggctggagctgggcaggCATTGTTTTGCTCACACAGGCTATGACAGATGGCTGGCCCTCCTTCGGGGACCCACCAGCTTTCCTGCTGACCTCCAGGAAGCCGGGAGGACAACACCTGCCTACCTTTCTCCAGGCCTGGAATTTCCACAGAGAGACGAGAGGGAGGAATGTCACTGGTGGCCAGGACCCAGTCTCCCAACTTCTTCAATTTCTTATATTCCACACGGAAAGATTGAATGGGGAACCCACCGTTCCCCCGGGGGATCCAGGTCACATACACAGATGTCTCTGATGCCATGGAGATGGTTGGACGGTCTGGTGCCTCTGGAGCTGCAAGGGGCACAGAAGGACGTCAGGACATGGAACACATTCCTCTGGCCCTGTCTGGAGGATCCTGTTGCTCAGAGGTACGTGGGAGCACTGCACCCACCCACATGCTCTTTAAGTCCTGAGTGCTCACTTCTGTCTGTCTCTTCATTAGAGCTGGCACCCCCAAATCCTCACGCCTTTCAGTTTGTGCCCTGCAAGCATCTTGCTCCTTTTCCACTCAAGTAGGACAAGAGGAGGTGCGAGGTGTGTACACCCATCACAGGAGGGCGAGCAGTGAGAGCTGTGGGTGCAGGGCTGGCCATAGAACAGAAGGCCTGGCTGGTGTGGAAGCAGCGAGCCTGGGGAGACTGACACTGGGAACAGATGAATGTAGGAGATGAAAACAGGAGAGATTGAGAAGAACCAGCTGAGGAGGAAATAGGGAAAAATTCTAAACTGTAGACATGTCATTTGATAAGAAAACAAAAGCTGGGAGGGCAAGAGGTGAACGGAGCTGTGGAGATGAAAGAAAAGGCAACACATGAAGGAGGGTGGGAGACTGAAGGAGGGGACTTCACAGAATAAGGATTGAAGGAGAGAATTTCACAGAAAGGGTAATGGCACTGGAATAAtagtaatcacagaatcacagagtcattcaggttggaaaagccccttgggatcatcgagtccaacacTCAGCCTGACTCtacgaagttctcccctacaccacatccccccacagctcatcccaacgacccttaaacacacccagggatggggactccaccccctccctgggcagcctgttccactctctgaccactctttctgggaaacattttctcctcatgtccagtctgaccctcccctgttgcagtttaaagccgttcccccttgttctgtcactaatcccctgtgagaagagaccagcaccaacctctctacaatgtcctttcagggagctgtagagagtgatgaggtctcccctcagcctcctcctcctcacactgaacagccccagctccttcaatggctcctcacaggatttattctccaggcccttccccagcctcgttgccctcctctgccctcgctccagcccctcgagatgtctcgtattgaggtgcccaaaactggacacaacactccaggtgtggcctcaccagtgcagagcacagggggactgtcacctccctagttctgctggtcacactattgctcacacaagccaggatgccgttggctttcttggccacccgggcacactgttGGCTTCTGTTCAGCTGCTAAATGGCAGGCACGAGGTGGGAAAGAATGGATTGGATTAACCAGGAAAGAACTGATGTTTCCTCCTGCACCCCTAGAATGGGCACTAACTGCTCCCTGTCAAGGCTTGGCTGGGGGGAGGAGGATGCCAGGACCTTCAGGGTTCCACTTTCTCCCTCACACTCCCCCAGCACCTGCTGGTGCACAGCACCTTGTTGGTCCTATGCACTGCACATTCACAGACTCCATGGCAGGGCTTTCTGAACTCCACATGAAACTCAGCAAGAAACAGAGAGCCCCTGACAAGTCCCTGCGTTCATGGTGGGGATAGGCCTGCTCTCCTAAGCCGGGCTGCCTGCCAAGTGCAGCAGCAggtgtcacagaatcatctgggttggaaaagcccttgaagctcctccagtccaaccatgaacctcaccctgaccgttcccaatgccaccagatccctcagcgctgggtcaacccgactcttcaacccctccagggatggggactccccccctgccctgggcagcccattccaatgtccaacaaccccttctgcaaagaaatacttcctaagagccagtctgaccctgccctggcgcagcttgaggccattccctcttggcccggtgctggttccttggctcaagagactcatcccccctctctgcaccctcctttcagggagctgtagagggccaggaggtctcccctcagcctcctccagactaaacccccccagttccctcagccactccccatcagacctgtgctccagaccctgcaccagctccgttgcccttctctggacacgctcgagtcattcaatccCTCTGGGTGTCCCACAAGGACTAGAGCTAGAGACCTGCCATCCAGCTTTGCACAGCCTTGCTTTACCCCGCAGAGCCTTCaaccccagcacagcctggctgctgccacCCCCAAGAGATCCAGCCCCCCCTcaccctccctccttccccagttCAGGGAGGGCCTTACGGGACAGACGGCTGTTGTCAGACTGGTTACTGCTCTGAGTGCTCGTGCCTGGGTCGTCCCTCTGGATTTGCTGCTCTTTGCTGGCAACAATCTCTGGTTTTGGGCGCCGGCCTGTGCAGAAGGGAGAGGTGGCATCAGTGACACGGAGAAGTGGCGCAGAGTTAATTTTTGCTGTGATGAGCAAAGAAAATATTCCTAGCCACAATGCCAAGGTAAGTACAATCTGGACTTCAACGGCCCTGGGGGTTCAAAGCACTCAACCTGCAGGTAGGAACTAAAGCTGAAGGGGCAGGTTTGTTAAACTTAATAGCTTCTcctcatatttaattttctaaaacttCTAATTGGTCTTGAAATGCTGCTACCTTTATGCCTGAGAAGGAGGTAATTAGCACAAGGGGGACTTAGCATAGACATGTGGGACATCCTTTTAGTGGCACCAAGACACCTTGGCACCAAGCAGACTGTGTGGGAAGGCTTGGAGCTTCCTTTAGTGCAGGACAAGCCTTTAAGGACAGATTAGACACACACCTCTTGGGAACAAGCCCTGTCTCCAGGCAGAGGATGGATTAAACGACCTCTTGACATCCCCACCAGACCTATTTTCTACGGTTCTGAAGGTGTCCAGCTGACACCGAGGGAGGGAGGGACTTACTCCAGCCCAGGCAGAGGGGAAGGCCTGATTTTCCTCATCCCATTTCAATCCCACCCTCCACTTTTCCTTCTGACAGAGCCCCTCTAAGCTGAGGGCAGGCAGGTTTCCAGAGCAGAAACAGCCCTTTTGTCTGAAGGGCTGGTGCCTGTGCCTCAGGGCTGGTGTGGGATGTCTTGAAGGGGCCCTCCCCTGACTCAGAGCAAAACACCCAGGGAAAGGTTTGACCTTTACCAGTCCGGAAAGTCACCATGGCCGTCTGTCCCTCGCCAGCACAGTTGTGAGCTGCCATCTCCACCTCGTAGAGGCTCCCGGGGTCCAGCCTGGTGAGAGTCAGGCGGTGCTGCGAGGCTGGGACGTCCCTCACTGCCCAGCTCTCCGAGGCGTTGGTGACCTGCTGAGAGACCAAGGCAGGCTTTGTaaagctgggggcaggctgggcTTCTTGCCTGTACCAAGCTCAGAAACTTACATGACAGTTTGTGACCAACTAGGGCTACTTTCCATGTCTGGAgttccttccctgcctgcagagGAGATGTTTCCAGCCTGATTTTGCAAAGCTGAAGGATTCAGGTATCAGCAGAACAAGTCACCAAGCACCAGGGTGTTTCCTTGACCCCAGAGGTTGACTCAGCCCTGTTCTGTCTGCTGGTTCCCTCTGATTCCACTGCCCCTCGGTGCACACAAAgctcaggagcagagctgcccacAAAAGGCAGCAGTAGCCAGAGGCTCGAGTTGCTTTAGGAGACAAATTTCTCCTGCAGAGATGCTGGCCATTTCCACAGGATGAGCTACCCAGACACCACTTTGGTCATCTGGACCTAAATCTGGACTAAGAACTTTTTATCCAGGTTTATCCAGCCTTACCACTGGCGTTTTCTGGCTGAAATGAGGAACCATAACGTTGGAGCACAGGTTTCTGCAGAGAAGAGACCATGTCTGGCCGTGGTCCCCAGAAAGGCTTGGAAACACAGTTCATTTTTTGGTGATGCCTTGATGCCCCATGCAGAGGGGGAGGGAAGGCGAGaccttcctctttctccccagcTGCAAGGATAATATTTTTGCAGGCAAATAGGCAGGACACTGAAGTGACCCGGTGCCGAAAGGagcattagcaatgcaggcaacGCAACAAAACGGAAATGCCAGGACTCTGCCGTATCATTCATCTTCCCCAAGTGTTTGACACTGACTGATTAATGCCTGCCtcgttttatttttattcccgaGCCTACAGAGTCGTGAGGCCAGGGAGGGGAGCCCTAAAGACTGCTAAtatccaggaaagaaaaagagaaattctTAAGAAACAAAGATAATGGCTGCATGGCATCTGAGTGCTTGTGGGCTGCTGAGGTTTTAGGGTCGGCttaagagcaggaaaaaaaaaagagacatccGCAGATAATTTTCAGAGGAGAATCAGACCCTTGCCCAGTACAAATGTAAGCCTCCTCTCAGTAGGTTTTACTTTCCTTATAGTCATTTTTCACACAAAGAGCCTCTTCTTTTGTTGCTCAATTGATTCCTTCCCTCTCCGCACACGTGCTTTTCCAGTCAGAGATGTCAAAAACCAGATCATTATATAGTTTGATCCTAAGGATCTCTGATAGAAAGAGACTCTTTTTAAACAAGTTTAAGGGTTATTGGGTCTAATTCCTTTCCACACAATCCTTAAGCATCCCAAGAAAGAGTCTCCAGCTGAGAATTTGGACTACACTGAAAACATATTACTGCAAACTGCAGTGACCCATAGTGCCCTCCAGCCCCTTCCAGGTGaagcactgaaaaacaaataaaatatggACAAACTCCAGCCTGCAAGTTAAGATCGCATGCAGAATTGGTAGTTGCACTATACACCATTGGGGGACAAATCTATTTTTGCCAGACAACCAGAGGCAATAGTCTGGTGAGGCTTTGGGCATCTTTtggtatttatttacttttgccCTATTGTGTTCTTGTGTTGTCAtcttctgcctttgttttaaaGAGCTCTTTACAGACACGGTTAGCTGGAACCCTCAGCTTAAGCTTTGGTTAGAAAGAAATCAAGGGTGTGCAGGGATTATAACAGCCTCCTATTATACTGTATTTTCACAAAATCAAACAATTCCAGGAAAATAGATACATGTATTCATGTATAATTGAAAATGGTGCCTTGCAATGGCTGGGAATCCAAAACATGCCAGATCTGGAATGTACTCAAACCTCAAAGCAAAATCTTGCCTCCCTACTGCAGCTCCTTCCCTACCCAAAGGAAATACAAGCAGCAAACAGATAAATTCAAgccccttttttccccactcatcCCCAGCAAAATGGGAAGAAATGCTCTACACctcaaaagcagaatttttgcCTCAGCAACGCTTTGTTATTTAGAGAaactgctgggctccagctctgcctgcagtgctgagaaGCGCTGCAGAGAGCCCTTTGGCTCAGGCAGAGTTTGGTAGTGCACTGCCATTCAACTTCCAGAATAAAACCCTTGGTTGAAGACCTTCCCAGAGGATTTAGCATGGCTGTGCCAGCTCTCTGGTGGCTCCTCACAGTTACGGAGCGTGGGTGCTTCAGTGCTGCTGAGTAGGTGCAGCAGAGAGAGGCTGCAGCAATGTGTCCTACAGCCCAAGCTTTTCAAGGCAGAGATGTCCCCATGGCTTGTGCCAAGACAAAAGCATTAAGGAGCAAGTCACTACACAACCTGCCCTTGGGACTTCCTACTTGTATAAGTACACAACAGGGAATTGCAAGTGGAAGCTCTTCAGACTGGATACACGCCCTCTGCGTAATTGGGCTTTTCTTGGACAGCTCAGCAAAGCTCTCGAAGCCAGTACTGTCACACCTCAACAGCCTGAGGCTGCAGCTGAGGAAGCCCCACCAGCCCATGCCACCAGTGAGCAACAAGTGCCCCTGACCCAAGGCACCTGCTCAGGAGGTGTGAAAACATGCAGCAAGGCCACCAGCCCACCTGAGGAATGGCACAGAGGGGAAAGATGGGAGCGGGGTGAAACAGCGATACCTTGCGATGCTTCACCATGTAATAGAGGATGGGGGCTCTGCTGTCAGGTCGGGGTCTCCACACCAGATCATAGCTGTCTGTCTTGGATGTCCGGGGAGAACTGAGGATGATGGGGGCCTCAGCTGGAGATACCGGCTCCCTGTTGGCTGCGCACTGTGGAGATGCTGCCAGCGGGGTTGTTGCAGGCTCGGGCAGTCCTGCTTTGTCCAGGGGCAGCTTTAAGGCACTGTCCCTGGAAGGTGGTGTTGGAGGCTGAGTCGAGCCCAGATGGGCATCTTGCCCCGAGTGGAGTGTACCTCCTGAAAGACAAGGTGTGGAGGCAGGGTAAATGACTGTCGCAGTCTGGGGTGAAGGCAGAGCTACGAGCCCCTTCAGCCTCAAAGATGACCGGTGCTCTACACCCACTGCAGCACAGGTACCTTAGAGGTATCAGGTCCCATGGTGCTGCCTGCTGTGCCACTCAAAAAGGTGTTGGCAACAATCTCTCTTTCTCCTGCTACAAACCTAACACACCACACTGGGGCCTCTCCGAGAACAGGCCTTGGCCACATGGGATTTCCTGCCCCTCTGAAGCCCCTTTTACCCTGGATAAGTTCAGCAGGGTCCAGGAAATCAGGTGGTTTCTCTCTTACCCCAGGTGGATCCACCCACATCAGTGTTAATTCCCTTGCTCAGTATAAACTCAGAGGCAGAGCTGAGTAAGCCCTGAGGTAAGGCCCTACACCTGGATGTCCTACACCTCTCCAACTCCCTGAAAAGTTGTAGAGAGGTGGGGACGAGTCTCTTGGACCAAGGAAgcagcgccaggacaagagggaatggcctcaagctgcaccagggcagggtcagagtggctcttagaaagtatttctttgcagaaggggttgttgggcgttg
Coding sequences within:
- the BOC gene encoding brother of CDO isoform X3, giving the protein MAMTCGKKRPMSPIPCLILAAASYFAKLGESLQVTVQPASIVQKLGGPVSLGCVVDPPRVNLTWRLNGKQLPGSDEVLGIHIEQGKLVITALNNHTVGRYQCIARVPEGIIASVPAVVTLANLKDFKFDGQHVIEVDEGNTAVIACDLPESHPKAQVRYSVKQEWLEASRDNYLIMPSGNLQIVNASQEDEGTYKCAAYNPVTQEVKTSVSSERLRVRRSTAEAARIIYPPEAQTIIVTKGQSLILECVASGIPPPRVTWAKDGSSVSAYNKTRFLLSNLLIDPTSEEDSGTYSCTADNGVGEAGAAFIFYNVQVFEPPEVTMEVSQQIIPWGQSAKFTCEVRGNPQPSVVWLRNAVPLSSSQRLRLSRRALRLLSVGPEDDGIYQCMAENEVGSAQAMVQLRTARPGGTLHSGQDAHLGSTQPPTPPSRDSALKLPLDKAGLPEPATTPLAASPQCAANREPVSPAEAPIILSSPRTSKTDSYDLVWRPRPDSRAPILYYMVKHRKQVTNASESWAVRDVPASQHRLTLTRLDPGSLYEVEMAAHNCAGEGQTAMVTFRTGRRPKPEIVASKEQQIQRDDPGTSTQSSNQSDNSRLSPPEAPDRPTISMASETSVYVTWIPRGNGGFPIQSFRVEYKKLKKLGDWVLATSDIPPSRLSVEIPGLEKGMSYKFRVRALNILGESEPSAASRPYVVSGYSNRVYERPVAGPYITFTDAINETTIMLKWMYIPASNNNTPIHGFYIYYRPTDSDNDSDYKKDVVEGDRYWHSISHLQPETSYDIKMQCFNEGGESEFSNVMICETKARKSLGLPGRLPPSTVPPQKHPPLSGGHSGLGTGAMVARSSDLPYLIVGVVLGSIVLLIVAFIPFCLWRAWSKQKQTIDMGFPGAGLLVSSCQYTMVPLRGISAPRANGHPYVNGQPYANGAHLNGLCPSAGVGYTSTKPRDYSSDEAPLSHEETNALLQARVLQNSTAQPDYQPSRLPSSRTEDSSFLYSLPDDSTHQLLQPQDDCPHLQEHFVGLHHPVMGSKVGGPSLDARRDPLFHQGSPCCLGLVPVEEVERLDCCQSRGDLHPQNPVITSLGQDLPRHLSSSSPPLRPSETHSPTS
- the BOC gene encoding brother of CDO isoform X1 — translated: MAMTCGKKRPMSPIPCLILAAASYFAKLGESLQVTVQPASIVQKLGGPVSLGCVVDPPRVNLTWRLNGKQLPGSDEVLGIHIEQGKLVITALNNHTVGRYQCIARVPEGIIASVPAVVTLANLKDFKFDGQHVIEVDEGNTAVIACDLPESHPKAQVRYSVKQEWLEASRDNYLIMPSGNLQIVNASQEDEGTYKCAAYNPVTQEVKTSVSSERLRVRRSTAEAARIIYPPEAQTIIVTKGQSLILECVASGIPPPRVTWAKDGSSVSAYNKTRFLLSNLLIDPTSEEDSGTYSCTADNGVGEAGAAFIFYNVQVFEPPEVTMEVSQQIIPWGQSAKFTCEVRGNPQPSVVWLRNAVPLSSSQRLRLSRRALRLLSVGPEDDGIYQCMAENEVGSAQAMVQLRTARPGGTLHSGQDAHLGSTQPPTPPSRDSALKLPLDKAGLPEPATTPLAASPQCAANREPVSPAEAPIILSSPRTSKTDSYDLVWRPRPDSRAPILYYMVKHRKQVTNASESWAVRDVPASQHRLTLTRLDPGSLYEVEMAAHNCAGEGQTAMVTFRTGKGRRPKPEIVASKEQQIQRDDPGTSTQSSNQSDNSRLSPPEAPDRPTISMASETSVYVTWIPRGNGGFPIQSFRVEYKKLKKLGDWVLATSDIPPSRLSVEIPGLEKGMSYKFRVRALNILGESEPSAASRPYVVSGYSNRVYERPVAGPYITFTDAINETTIMLKWMYIPASNNNTPIHGFYIYYRPTDSDNDSDYKKDVVEGDRYWHSISHLQPETSYDIKMQCFNEGGESEFSNVMICETKARKSLGLPGRLPPSTVPPQKHPPLSGGHSGLGTGAMVARSSDLPYLIVGVVLGSIVLLIVAFIPFCLWRAWSKQKQTIDMGFPGAGLLVSSCQYTMVPLRGISAPRANGHPYVNGQPYANGAHLNGLCPSAGVGYTSTKPRDYSSDEAPLSHEETNALLQARVLQNSTAQPDYQPSRLPSSRTEDSSFLYSLPDDSTHQLLQPQDDCPHLQEHFVGLHHPVMGSKVGGPSLDARRDPLFHQGSPCCLGLVPVEEVERLDCCQSRGDLHPQNPVITSLGQDLPRHLSSSSPPLRPSETHSPTS